One region of Candidatus Omnitrophota bacterium genomic DNA includes:
- a CDS encoding nucleotide sugar dehydrogenase: MVARFKIKIKQRKARIAVIGLGYVGLPLAVEFAKKGFGALGVDLDKRKVDSINRGNSYILDIPSDEIKPLVKRGALRATRDYSRLKEVDAIIICVPTPLRKTKDPDMSFIVSAAEAIAKNLKQGQVIVLESTTYPGTTEEVILPILEATGLKVGKDFCLGFSPERIDPGNPTYMTHNIPKVVSGMTKICRENIEFLYSQIVGKVITVSSVKVAEMVKLLENTFRSVNIGLVNELALMCDSLKVDVWEIIEAAKTKPFGYMPFYPGPGLGGHCIPIDPIYLAWKARIQGFEPRFIDLASKVNADMPEYVAERVSRSLNNRFRKAVKGAKVLILGLSYKKDVTDTRESPAYEVIEKLRERGAAISYYDPLVPASEVNGHKMRSVKLTAAELKDKDCAVIVTDHSNVDYDFIVKNSRFILDARNALRNIKTNRDKIERL, translated from the coding sequence ATGGTCGCGAGGTTTAAAATAAAGATAAAACAAAGGAAGGCCAGGATCGCTGTTATAGGCCTTGGTTATGTGGGATTGCCCCTGGCGGTGGAGTTCGCCAAGAAGGGTTTCGGCGCGCTCGGGGTCGACCTCGACAAGAGGAAGGTCGATTCCATCAACCGGGGAAATTCCTATATATTGGATATCCCGAGTGACGAGATAAAGCCCCTGGTGAAGAGGGGGGCGCTCAGGGCAACTCGCGATTATTCAAGGCTTAAAGAGGTCGACGCCATAATAATCTGCGTCCCGACGCCGTTAAGGAAAACTAAAGACCCCGATATGTCTTTCATCGTCTCCGCGGCAGAAGCGATCGCCAAGAATTTGAAACAAGGGCAGGTGATAGTCCTCGAATCCACCACTTATCCCGGGACGACCGAGGAAGTGATACTCCCTATATTGGAGGCGACCGGCCTTAAAGTGGGAAAGGATTTCTGCCTCGGTTTCTCGCCGGAGAGGATCGACCCGGGCAATCCTACTTATATGACGCATAATATACCTAAAGTAGTAAGCGGCATGACGAAGATATGCAGGGAGAATATAGAGTTTTTGTATTCCCAGATAGTCGGGAAGGTCATTACCGTCTCGTCGGTGAAAGTGGCGGAGATGGTCAAGCTCCTCGAGAATACCTTCAGGTCGGTCAACATCGGGCTCGTGAACGAACTCGCGCTCATGTGCGACAGCCTCAAGGTGGACGTATGGGAGATCATCGAGGCCGCGAAGACAAAGCCGTTCGGGTATATGCCGTTCTACCCGGGCCCGGGTTTGGGCGGGCACTGCATCCCGATAGACCCGATATACCTGGCGTGGAAGGCAAGGATACAGGGATTCGAGCCGAGGTTCATCGACCTCGCCTCAAAGGTGAACGCCGACATGCCGGAATACGTGGCCGAAAGGGTATCGCGTTCGCTCAACAACAGGTTCAGGAAGGCGGTCAAGGGCGCAAAGGTACTCATCCTCGGCCTTTCCTACAAAAAAGATGTCACCGATACGAGGGAATCCCCGGCATACGAGGTGATAGAGAAGCTCAGGGAGCGCGGAGCCGCCATCTCGTATTACGACCCGTTAGTGCCCGCTTCCGAAGTCAACGGGCACAAGATGAGGTCGGTAAAACTGACCGCTGCGGAGCTTAAGGACAAGGACTGCGCGGTCATAGTCACCGACCATTCGAACGTAGACTATGACTTCATAGTCAAAAATTCCAGGTTCATCCTCGATGCTCGCAACGCGTTAAGGAACATCAAGACGAACCGCGATAAAATAGAAAGGCTTTAA
- the rfbD gene encoding dTDP-4-dehydrorhamnose reductase, whose protein sequence is MKTLITGATGMLGCDLCREFSAAGDVAGLTRGKREAKQCRASQLLAADITDRDGAARVIRKFKPGLVINAAALADVDFCELNPEEAFKTNTEGAKNVADAAEEAGALLIQISTDYVFDGDKGSAYTEEDKPNPLSVYGDSKLAADDYVRSNISRYAIVRSSWMFGPCGKNFVDFVVGSAKKGERIRAVGEKYGNPTYTADLAKAVFDLSERIRKGKAPSGIYNISNEGVCSRYELAKEIAALCGLEAEIVSITAKDAGGPAPRPKLSALDNTKAGKALGYKLRHYREALKEYIKTGKKR, encoded by the coding sequence TTGAAGACACTGATTACCGGCGCGACCGGCATGCTAGGTTGCGATCTTTGCAGGGAATTTTCGGCCGCGGGCGATGTCGCCGGTTTAACGCGCGGCAAACGCGAAGCGAAACAGTGCCGCGCCTCACAACTGCTGGCGGCGGATATTACGGACAGGGACGGCGCAGCCCGGGTCATCCGGAAGTTCAAGCCCGGCCTTGTGATAAACGCGGCCGCATTGGCGGATGTCGATTTCTGCGAACTCAATCCCGAAGAGGCCTTCAAGACAAATACCGAAGGGGCCAAAAACGTAGCTGACGCGGCGGAAGAGGCCGGGGCGTTATTGATCCAGATCAGCACGGATTACGTCTTCGATGGGGATAAGGGTTCGGCCTACACGGAAGAGGATAAGCCCAATCCGTTAAGCGTCTACGGGGATTCGAAACTGGCGGCCGATGATTACGTAAGGTCAAATATCAGCAGGTACGCCATAGTGCGTTCGAGCTGGATGTTCGGCCCGTGCGGAAAGAATTTTGTAGATTTTGTCGTCGGATCGGCCAAAAAGGGCGAAAGGATAAGGGCGGTCGGGGAGAAATACGGGAACCCCACTTATACTGCGGACCTGGCGAAGGCGGTTTTTGACCTTTCGGAGCGCATCAGGAAGGGCAAAGCCCCGTCCGGCATATATAATATTTCCAACGAAGGGGTCTGTTCGCGTTACGAATTGGCGAAGGAGATAGCTGCCTTGTGCGGGCTGGAAGCCGAGATCGTATCCATAACCGCAAAGGATGCCGGAGGCCCGGCCCCGAGGCCAAAATTATCGGCCCTCGATAATACAAAGGCGGGCAAGGCGTTAGGATATAAATTAAGGCATTACAGGGAAGCGTTAAAAGAATACATAAAAACCGGTAAAAAGAGATAG
- the rfbB gene encoding dTDP-glucose 4,6-dehydratase, translating into MRILVTGGAGFIGSNFIRYVLYKNMSCEIVNLDKLSYAGNLENLKDIEKNENYTFIKGDICDHKAVEKAIKGCDYVVNFAAESHVDRSIHGADEFIMSNVLGTNVLLEKARMNGVSKFIQISTDEVYGSIENGSFDEGSSLAPNSPYSASKAAAEHMCRAYFVTFGLPVVITRSSNNFGPYQYPEKFVALSITNLIEGEKVPLYGDGKNVRDWLYVEDNCDGIYFVLNKGAAGEVYNIAGGYEMMNIDMVHDIIRAMGGDRSMIEYVRDRLGHDRRYSLDDSKLRDMGWKPNHTFNEALDKTVKWYEENRDWWMKIKHRGAYKKYYKKQYKGRA; encoded by the coding sequence ATGCGAATACTAGTAACAGGCGGCGCCGGTTTCATCGGCTCTAATTTCATAAGGTACGTCCTCTATAAGAATATGAGCTGCGAGATAGTCAATCTCGACAAACTGAGCTATGCCGGCAATCTCGAGAACCTTAAAGATATAGAAAAGAACGAGAACTATACCTTCATCAAGGGCGATATCTGCGACCATAAGGCCGTGGAGAAGGCGATCAAGGGCTGCGATTACGTCGTGAACTTCGCGGCCGAGAGCCATGTCGACAGGTCGATCCACGGGGCGGACGAGTTCATAATGTCGAATGTCCTCGGGACGAACGTCCTGCTGGAGAAAGCCAGGATGAACGGCGTATCGAAATTCATCCAGATCTCGACCGACGAGGTCTACGGTTCGATAGAGAACGGTTCTTTCGATGAAGGGAGCTCCCTTGCGCCGAACAGCCCCTATTCTGCGAGCAAGGCCGCCGCAGAGCATATGTGCCGCGCCTATTTCGTCACGTTCGGCCTGCCCGTGGTCATAACCAGGAGTTCGAATAACTTCGGGCCTTACCAATACCCGGAGAAATTCGTCGCCCTGAGCATAACAAACCTCATTGAGGGGGAGAAGGTGCCCCTTTACGGCGACGGCAAGAACGTCCGCGACTGGCTCTACGTCGAGGATAATTGCGACGGGATATATTTCGTATTGAATAAAGGAGCAGCGGGAGAGGTATACAATATCGCCGGCGGATACGAGATGATGAACATAGATATGGTGCACGATATCATCAGGGCGATGGGCGGGGACAGGTCTATGATAGAATATGTCAGGGACCGCCTGGGGCACGACAGGAGATATTCGCTCGACGATTCGAAATTAAGGGATATGGGTTGGAAACCCAACCATACCTTCAACGAAGCGCTTGATAAGACCGTAAAATGGTATGAAGAGAACCGCGATTGGTGGATGAAGATAAAGCACAGGGGCGCCTACAAGAAATATTACAAGAAGCAGTATAAGGGTAGAGCTTGA
- a CDS encoding sugar phosphate nucleotidyltransferase encodes MRGVILAGGLGKRLDPLTRITNKHLLPVYCKPMIYYPIRTLVDAGIEDILIVTGGNNAGDFLRLLGNGSEFGLKHINYTYQRGEGGIAEALGLAEHFAHGDKIIVILGDNLIEKSIKKYVQDFRRQPSGAKVLLKKVQDPGRFGVAEIKGKKIINIEEKPKNPKSDLAVTGIYMYDPKVFDIIRPLKPSKRGELEITDVNNEYIKSGKMTFDVLDGWWTDCGTFESLFRAGSLVEKELCKGVKKICEY; translated from the coding sequence CTGCGAGGAGTGATACTGGCCGGGGGGCTGGGTAAGAGGCTCGACCCGTTGACCCGCATAACCAACAAACACCTTTTGCCGGTATATTGCAAGCCCATGATATATTATCCGATCCGGACGCTTGTCGACGCGGGGATAGAAGACATCCTCATAGTGACCGGCGGCAATAACGCCGGCGACTTCCTGAGGCTTTTGGGGAACGGCTCGGAATTCGGCCTCAAACACATAAATTATACGTACCAGCGCGGCGAAGGAGGCATCGCGGAAGCGCTCGGCCTCGCGGAACACTTCGCCCACGGCGATAAGATCATCGTTATCCTGGGTGACAACCTCATCGAGAAGAGCATCAAGAAATATGTGCAGGATTTCAGGCGGCAGCCGTCCGGGGCGAAGGTGCTCTTGAAGAAAGTGCAGGACCCGGGGCGCTTCGGCGTGGCCGAGATCAAGGGAAAGAAGATAATAAACATCGAAGAGAAACCGAAAAACCCGAAATCCGACCTCGCCGTTACCGGCATATATATGTATGACCCGAAAGTCTTCGACATCATAAGGCCGCTTAAACCCTCGAAGAGGGGCGAGCTCGAGATAACCGACGTAAATAACGAGTATATAAAGTCCGGGAAAATGACCTTTGACGTCCTCGACGGGTGGTGGACAGACTGCGGGACCTTCGAGTCGCTGTTCCGCGCCGGCAGCCTGGTCGAGAAGGAATTGTGCAAGGGGGTAAAGAAGATATGCGAATACTAG
- a CDS encoding dTDP-4-dehydrorhamnose 3,5-epimerase family protein, with the protein MIDGVKIKKLKIIPDDRGKLMEIMRCDDEIFEKFGQAYFTTAFPGVVKAWHFHKKQDDHFVCLQGKIRLGLYDARDGSKTKGEVNEFILSLEDPFLVKIPKGVYHGFKCVADIESMIVNIPTMAYNPKEPDELRIDAYDNDIPYDWRK; encoded by the coding sequence ATGATAGACGGCGTAAAGATAAAAAAACTGAAAATAATACCGGACGACCGCGGCAAGCTCATGGAGATCATGCGCTGCGACGATGAGATCTTCGAAAAGTTCGGGCAGGCGTATTTCACGACCGCCTTCCCGGGGGTGGTAAAGGCCTGGCATTTCCATAAGAAACAGGACGACCATTTCGTTTGCTTGCAGGGCAAGATACGCCTCGGGCTCTATGACGCCAGGGACGGGTCGAAGACCAAGGGCGAGGTGAACGAGTTCATCCTGTCGCTCGAGGACCCGTTCCTCGTCAAGATACCCAAGGGCGTCTACCACGGTTTCAAGTGCGTGGCCGATATTGAATCGATGATCGTCAACATACCGACGATGGCGTATAACCCGAAGGAGCCGGACGAACTCAGGATAGACGCGTACGATAACGATATACCTTACGATTGGAGGAAATAA
- a CDS encoding UDP-glucose/GDP-mannose dehydrogenase family protein translates to MRITVIGAGYVGLVTAACLADLGNDVICVDIDKDKISKLNRGMVPIYEPGLEDLLKRNRKEKRIEFSTNLKDAVGKSGIIFIAVGTPPKDNGEADLTHIEAVAEGIARYMTSYHLVVEKSTTPVETGQWIKRVLEANARKGVRFDVASNPEFLREGSAIEDFMHPDRIIIGVESKKAKDMLLELYGPLGAEIIVTNINSAEMIKHASNSFLATKISFINAVANVCEKSGADVEEVARGMGFDKRIGRAFLNAGIGFGGFCFPKDIEAFIHISEKVGYDFDLLKAVKRVNEKQKMLFIGKIERALWNIKGKSIAILGLAFKPNTDDLRFAPSVRIIEKLISEGAAIRAYDPQAMDKAKRLPELEKIKFCKGPYDAVKGADCVVIVTEWNEFKELDLKKVKKLLKHPVVIDGRNLYDPKKMKELGFRYTCVGRAS, encoded by the coding sequence ATGAGAATAACCGTGATAGGGGCAGGATATGTCGGTCTGGTGACGGCCGCGTGCCTTGCCGACCTGGGGAACGACGTCATATGCGTCGATATAGACAAGGACAAGATATCGAAACTTAACCGCGGCATGGTGCCGATTTATGAACCAGGCCTCGAGGACCTCCTAAAGAGGAACCGCAAGGAAAAGAGGATCGAGTTCTCTACTAACCTCAAGGACGCTGTTGGGAAGAGCGGGATCATATTTATCGCGGTAGGGACCCCGCCGAAAGATAACGGCGAAGCCGACCTGACGCATATCGAAGCTGTCGCCGAGGGTATTGCCCGCTATATGACCTCGTACCACCTCGTCGTAGAGAAGTCGACCACCCCGGTCGAGACCGGCCAGTGGATAAAACGGGTGCTCGAGGCTAACGCTCGCAAGGGCGTCAGGTTCGACGTGGCCTCTAACCCGGAATTTTTAAGGGAAGGGTCGGCTATAGAGGATTTCATGCATCCCGACAGGATAATAATAGGGGTCGAGAGCAAGAAGGCGAAGGATATGCTCCTTGAGCTGTACGGGCCGTTGGGCGCCGAGATAATCGTGACCAACATCAACAGCGCGGAGATGATAAAGCACGCGTCGAACTCTTTTTTGGCGACGAAGATATCGTTCATCAACGCCGTGGCGAATGTCTGCGAGAAGTCTGGCGCCGACGTCGAGGAAGTCGCCAGGGGCATGGGTTTCGATAAAAGGATAGGCAGGGCGTTCTTGAACGCCGGCATAGGTTTCGGCGGTTTTTGTTTCCCGAAGGACATAGAGGCCTTCATCCATATATCCGAGAAGGTCGGATACGATTTTGATCTGCTTAAAGCGGTAAAGAGGGTTAACGAAAAACAGAAGATGCTCTTCATAGGGAAGATAGAGAGGGCATTATGGAACATCAAGGGCAAGTCGATAGCGATCCTCGGGCTTGCTTTCAAACCCAATACCGACGACTTGAGGTTTGCGCCTTCGGTCAGAATAATAGAAAAGCTTATAAGCGAGGGTGCCGCAATAAGAGCGTACGACCCGCAGGCAATGGATAAGGCGAAGCGCCTGCCTGAACTCGAAAAAATAAAGTTCTGTAAGGGGCCCTATGACGCGGTAAAGGGCGCCGATTGCGTCGTGATAGTGACGGAATGGAACGAATTCAAGGAGCTCGACCTTAAAAAAGTCAAGAAACTCCTCAAGCATCCGGTCGTCATCGACGGCAGGAACTTATATGATCCCAAAAAGATGAAGGAACTAGGTTTCAGGTATACTTGCGTAGGGAGGGCATCCTGA
- a CDS encoding OstA-like protein, with protein sequence MSRKFSIIAFAVIITFILPGMASGLDVATPKFPTVKVDKNTKEPVVINGDTVEYSETDMTAVANGNVVITYQDAKLTCKKAIFHTDTKEVLAEGDVKLTQEGSFLKGEQMVYNVETKVGTIVNPRVFIEPTYYGAGQKAEKQDENHYYIRQGFITTCDREKPHYRVQTKQLNVYLNDRVTAKNILVLVGDVPVFYFPYLSIPLKDFRSPVSVMAGHDNDWGYYLLTSWKYYLNEKVKGRINIDYRELRDFAYGFSTNYDTDDFGSGVVRFNYFDERSQRTWSTRAADEQDKDLNRYRAQLRHKWQPDTATSGIVEYNKLSDANVMKDYYLRDFQKDMVNNNYASLIRTDPYYTTSLFVQPRVNRFDSVVEYLPQVQFQTRSLKIGQTNFYYDGQAAAANINKLEPAPVNGVASVNRVDTTNQLSYQSNILGWLGIRPFAGTEQTYYSKDMQGDNSNFIRGNFFTGIDLNTRFYKTYDVKSNAFNMEINNIRHVFSPTVSYYYAHRPTFRPANLAQFDSIDALDFRNVITPSLENKLQTKRMVGKTMQTVDLARLIVSTNYNFRAGEKKKGRVGDYDFLFESKPYNWMRILSTTSYDQHTSKFNSFTFNIVGDPEYNLDNPDLRGTVYTDLTRKKWSWGAGYRWQDEVYSQLEGQLMFNLTDKWKITAYERIDFKRFGSGADAAKKFINKVAEQEYRISRDLHCWVGDIICNISEDHGYTFMFALRLKAFPEMPFEFQQNYNPPRFGSTLPPG encoded by the coding sequence ACCTACCAGGACGCGAAACTGACCTGCAAAAAAGCCATTTTTCATACAGATACCAAAGAGGTCCTGGCCGAGGGAGACGTAAAACTGACACAGGAAGGGAGCTTCCTAAAAGGCGAACAGATGGTATATAACGTCGAGACGAAGGTCGGGACGATAGTCAACCCCCGCGTTTTTATAGAGCCCACTTATTACGGCGCCGGACAAAAAGCCGAGAAACAGGACGAGAACCATTATTACATCAGACAGGGTTTCATCACTACCTGCGACAGGGAGAAGCCGCATTACAGGGTCCAGACCAAGCAATTGAACGTCTATCTTAACGACAGGGTAACCGCGAAGAATATCCTGGTCCTTGTGGGGGATGTGCCGGTATTTTATTTCCCTTACCTGAGCATACCGTTAAAGGACTTCCGTTCCCCGGTCTCGGTCATGGCGGGCCATGATAATGACTGGGGATATTACCTTCTCACTTCCTGGAAATACTACCTTAACGAAAAGGTGAAAGGCCGGATAAACATAGATTACAGGGAACTAAGGGATTTTGCCTACGGCTTCTCGACCAATTACGATACCGATGACTTCGGGAGCGGCGTCGTGAGGTTCAATTATTTTGACGAGCGCAGCCAGCGGACCTGGAGCACGCGTGCCGCCGATGAGCAGGATAAGGACCTCAACCGCTATAGGGCGCAGCTGAGGCATAAATGGCAGCCGGACACGGCTACAAGCGGCATCGTGGAATACAATAAGTTGTCCGACGCCAACGTCATGAAGGATTATTACCTTAGGGATTTCCAGAAGGACATGGTCAACAACAACTATGCCTCGCTCATAAGGACAGACCCGTATTACACCACGAGCCTTTTCGTGCAGCCGCGCGTAAACCGCTTCGATTCCGTGGTCGAATACCTGCCTCAGGTGCAGTTCCAGACACGCAGCCTGAAGATCGGCCAGACGAATTTTTATTACGACGGCCAGGCTGCGGCCGCCAACATCAATAAGCTGGAACCCGCGCCGGTCAACGGCGTTGCCAGCGTAAACAGGGTAGATACCACTAACCAGCTTTCATACCAGTCGAATATTTTGGGTTGGCTCGGCATAAGGCCTTTTGCGGGCACTGAACAGACGTATTACAGCAAGGACATGCAGGGGGATAATAGCAATTTTATCCGCGGTAATTTTTTTACGGGGATCGACCTCAATACGCGTTTCTATAAAACTTATGACGTCAAATCGAACGCGTTTAATATGGAGATAAACAACATCAGGCATGTCTTCTCCCCTACGGTCAGTTACTATTATGCCCACAGGCCCACGTTCCGTCCGGCTAACCTGGCGCAGTTCGATTCGATAGACGCCCTTGATTTCAGGAATGTCATCACCCCGTCCCTTGAGAATAAACTCCAGACGAAGAGGATGGTCGGGAAGACGATGCAGACGGTCGATCTCGCGAGGCTGATAGTGAGCACCAATTACAATTTCAGGGCCGGGGAGAAGAAAAAGGGCCGTGTCGGGGATTACGACTTCTTGTTCGAATCCAAGCCGTATAACTGGATGAGGATACTTTCCACTACCTCGTATGACCAGCATACCTCAAAATTCAATTCGTTCACTTTCAACATCGTCGGGGACCCGGAATACAACCTCGACAACCCGGACCTCAGGGGCACGGTATACACGGACCTGACCCGGAAGAAATGGAGCTGGGGCGCCGGATACAGGTGGCAGGATGAGGTCTACAGCCAGTTGGAAGGGCAGTTGATGTTCAACCTTACCGATAAATGGAAGATCACCGCTTACGAGCGGATCGATTTCAAGAGGTTCGGCTCAGGGGCCGATGCCGCCAAGAAGTTCATCAACAAAGTGGCCGAGCAGGAATACAGGATCAGCCGCGACCTGCATTGCTGGGTCGGGGACATTATATGCAACATATCGGAGGACCACGGGTATACTTTCATGTTCGCGCTGCGGCTCAAGGCTTTCCCGGAGATGCCCTTCGAATTCCAACAGAATTACAACCCGCCGAGGTTCGGCTCCACTTTGCCTCCGGGTTAA